In the genome of Coraliomargarita algicola, one region contains:
- a CDS encoding DUF4010 domain-containing protein, with protein sequence MEVPNLKNPLGLSIAIKFALIYGAISFLVKMFSASDLSDGLLALSFISGLTDMDAIALSITQNLKEGTVALNLATQAILIAAIANTLLKAGLVIALGTPALRKQILLAFGGMSLAGVGALFLV encoded by the coding sequence ATGGAGGTGCCCAATCTGAAAAATCCATTAGGCCTCTCCATTGCCATCAAATTCGCCCTCATTTATGGAGCGATCTCATTCTTGGTAAAAATGTTCAGCGCGTCTGACCTCAGCGACGGACTGCTGGCACTCAGCTTTATTTCCGGCCTGACCGATATGGACGCCATCGCACTCTCCATCACGCAAAACCTCAAAGAGGGCACCGTTGCCTTAAACTTGGCCACCCAAGCAATCTTAATTGCCGCCATCGCCAATACCCTATTGAAGGCTGGCCTAGTCATCGCGCTTGGCACTCCGGCATTGCGTAAGCAAATCCTACTCGCATTTGGTGGCATGAGCCTAGCTGGCGTCGGAGCACTCTTCCTAGTATAA